From the Microbacterium sp. W4I4 genome, one window contains:
- a CDS encoding HAD-IA family hydrolase, producing MTQSILTRAVLLDMDGTLVDSTAVVERLWLAWAEPHGLDPQRVLEVVHGRQGHQSMAILLPERDHAINLVENQEMLDRESADVEGVVAIGGAQQLLTSLAQHPHAIVTSADVALMTARMDAAGLAIPELAITAESVSASKPHPEGFLKGAALLGVEPADCVVFEDSPAGIQAGLAAGMIVIGVGPHAAANNPTYAVADLTDITIIEREDGFELTIG from the coding sequence ATGACCCAGAGCATCCTCACCCGTGCCGTGCTTCTCGACATGGACGGCACCCTCGTCGACTCCACGGCGGTCGTCGAGCGGCTGTGGCTCGCGTGGGCCGAGCCGCACGGGCTGGACCCGCAGCGGGTGCTGGAGGTCGTGCACGGTCGTCAGGGCCATCAGAGCATGGCGATCCTGCTTCCCGAGCGCGATCATGCGATCAACCTGGTCGAGAATCAGGAGATGCTCGACCGGGAGAGCGCCGATGTCGAGGGCGTCGTCGCGATCGGCGGAGCGCAGCAACTGCTGACGTCGCTGGCGCAGCATCCGCACGCCATCGTCACCTCCGCGGACGTCGCGCTCATGACCGCGAGGATGGATGCTGCCGGGCTCGCCATCCCCGAACTGGCGATCACCGCCGAGAGCGTCAGCGCCTCGAAACCGCATCCCGAGGGCTTCCTCAAGGGCGCCGCGCTGCTCGGTGTCGAACCCGCCGACTGCGTCGTGTTCGAGGACTCCCCTGCCGGCATTCAGGCGGGGCTCGCCGCCGGGATGATCGTGATCGGCGTGGGACCGCACGCCGCGGCGAACAACCCGACCTATGCGGTAGCGGACCTGACCGACATCACGATCATCGAGCGCGAAGACGGGTTCGAGCTGACGATCGGCTGA